TCCTGGCTGAGACGCAGGGTGATGACCTTGTCCGGGCCGATGGCCTCCCGGACCCGCCGGCAGGCGAGCTTGGCCAGGCGGACATTGTTCTCGGCCGATCCGCCGTAGTCGTCGGTGCGCCGGTTGGTTTTCGGATGGATGAACTGGTAGAGCAGGTAGCCGTTCGCGCCATGAATCTCGACGCCGTCGAAACCCGCCTCGACCGCGCGGGCCGCGCCTTCCGCAAAGCCGTCGGCGACGCGCTCGATCTCCGCGATTGTCAGCGCGCGGGCCGGCGGGAAGGTCACCTTCGGCCAGTCGCCCGGAATGCTCCTGTTGTTCTTCTCGTCGTCATTGTCCGTGTAGAGGACCCAGCCCGGACTCTGCGTATCGCTGGCGCTCACGGGTTGCTCGCCGGGATGGATGCAGCGGGGATCGCTGACGCGTCCGCCGTGCATGAGTTGCAGGATGATGGGAGTCTTGTGCGCGTGCACGGCGTCCACGACCTTCCGCCATCCCTCGATATGACGCCGCGTGGCGATGCCGGGCTGGTTCAGATAGGCGACGCATCCCAGTTCATCGTTCTCGAAGGTTCCTTCGGTGACAATCATGCCGACGCCGCCCCGCGCCCGCCGGGCATAGTAGGCGACCATTTCGTCGTTCGGCGTTCCGTCGGCTTCCGCTGCCTGCCGCGTCAGGGGCGCCATGACGATCCGGTTCTTGAGCGCGAGCTTTCCAAGCTGGAATTGCGAGAAGATTCTGGAAAACGGCTTTGTCACATTGATCCCCTGCGAAAATGCCGGGCAGGCCCGAGTGGCTGTCCGGTTTCATCATTGCTTTTTGCGCATTAGTACAGAGGCGCTGTTTTCCGTCAACGTGGAAGTATGGATATTCGGTTTTCCGGCACCGCCGGCGCTTGGTGGAGCGAAGCGCCGCGACAGGATCATCGCCGCCAAATCAGATTTCTGCAATGATTTTAGTGTATTTCCGGGTTCTTCTGATCTTTGTGCAGCCTTGATGGACGGTTGCCCCTTTTAGGACGCTGCACCCCTCCCATCCCTGAATGCGCCACATAGGCAGGAGCAGACACTCCCGGGCAATCCGATCAGGTCGTATTGATGCATAATTCCTGTTTTATTGATGCTATTTTCTCATTATTCGTGTGGTTCACGCATCAGATTAGGAGTGGCTTCCGGAAATAACCCACCTGCCGGGGATCATCTGCGACACTTTCGAGAAGAGCCGGGTACGCGCGGCAAGCATAACGCGCGCCTGAAACTGCGTAGCGCTTGGTTGAGCGGGCCGGGAAGCTAAAGGTCGCAGCCGGCCGCTCGGAAAGGATCGGACGCCGTGCCTGCGGGCGCCGCCGACAGGAGCAGCAATACCTGCATACTTGCCAACGCCTGCAAGACGGGCCGCGGTGACACCGAATTGATTGAAAAGACTGGCACGCCCAACGGGAATCGAACCCGTGTTTCCGCCGTGAAAGGGCGGCGTCCTGGACCGCTAGACGATGGGCGCGCAGACAGCGGGCTTATAGTCAGCTTGTTTCGTCCCGGCAACCCGCTGGAACCGGAAATCTTCGACTTTTTTCAGGCCTTTCGGCGACGGCAGCGCCAGTTCCAGTCGCGCTCGGGGCCGATGTCGACATGCACGGATTCGGTGTGGCAGTAGGTGCCCACTCCGCCGCGGCCGGGGAGCGACCGCACGTAGTTAGCGATCTCCCACTTGGTGACGCCGGCGACCTGAATGTCCGCCGCGGCGCAGTACATGTGCTGCGAGCGCTTGGCGCCATTCACCCGCCTGTTGTAGCTCGGGCTGCGGTAGCCTGAAGTGACGACGACCTTGCGGCCAAAGTGTCCTTCGATCTGCCGCAGCATCTTCACGAGGCCGGGTTTCAGGCAGCCGACATCGACGCTGTCCGTCTGCCGCAGCAGGCCGTTGGGCGCGAGACGGGCCATGCCGGCCGCCGAGGCGACGCGCACTGCCGGAAACTCGTCCTCCTCATGCAGGTCGACGTCGCTGTCATCATCGAGGCCGGAACGGCGCTTGATTTCGAAGAGGGCGCTTTTGCGAACGCCGGGAAGCGCATCGCTGCCCCAGGACCCGGTGACGGAGCCGGAGAGTTCGGACTGGTCGGAGGGTTCGAGAGACGCCAGTTTGACCAGTGGAGCGGCCGGCTTCCTTTGCTTTTCCGTCGATCCATCGTCGTCGTTCGACGCGGTGGCGAGTTGTTTGACCTTGGTCGCAGCCGGCGCCGGCGCGGCCGCCGCCTGATTCGACGAGAACAGAGACGACAGGAAACCGCGCTTCTTCGGTGCCGGCGCGAGCGCGGCCGGATCTGCTGCCGTGAGCACCTGCTCTGTCCGCGTGTCCGGACCGGCGGTGAGAATCTGCTCTTTTGCGCGAGGCTGCTTTTCGGCTTCCGGCGCGGCAGCCGTAGCCACGGTCTGGCTCAGGTCTGCCGTGTCTGGTTTGGTTTCGGCGGTTGCCGCTGCGCCGGAGGCTTCCGCCGCCGCGGCGACGCCCGCCTCGGGAAAGGACGAGGCCGGCTTGCTGCCCGGCAGATAAGCCACTTGGTCGGGGAGATTGCCGTCGACCGTCGTGGCCGTCTCGGTGACCGCGCCGTCGTTCGCGGAATCGGCTTCAGGCGTCAGCCCGGGATTGGACAATGCGAAACTTGCCTGGCCGTCGGGCGACGTGGAGCAGGACGCGGCGATCAGGCAGGCGGCGGCTCCGAGAGCATACAGGAACTTCTTCGCGGAACGCGATCGCGCAAGGTCCAAAATCGCTTCCCTCTCACTACGGCACCGGCTGGCGGAACACGCCGGATGGTCTGTACGGCACCGGGACGGAGCCCGGCTCGAATCGCCTTGGCGGCAGACTGCAAGCCCTCTCCGCCGGGCTATGGCTCAAATGAGGCGAGAACAAGGTTCACGCCACCTTTTCGCCCGGATCGAGGCAGCGCGTCAACGCCCGTGCGTTTCGTTTTCCCTGCTTTCCGCAACGCCGTTCTGCGCTCAGACGCGCACCTTCACATAGCTGCCGGGTGCGTCGCCGAGGGTCTTCGACGCGCCGGGAAGCTTGCGCGCGGGCACCTTCCTGTTGTCCTTACCCTCGATCCAGCGCTGCCAGTGGCTCCACCAGGAGCCGGGGGTCTCGGCCGCCTTCGCCACCCAGTCCTCGAACGCGCCCGTCGGCTTGCCGTCTGTCCAGTACTGGTACTTTTGCGAGGTGGCGGGATTGACGACGCCGGCGATATGGCCCGAGCCTGCCATGACATATTCGACCTCGCCTCCGAAATACTGGCAGCCGAGGAAGACGGAGCGCGCCGGGGCAATGTGATCCTCGCGCGCGGCGAGGTTGTAGACCGGGATCTTGATGTCGCCGAGAGACACGGCCTGCCCGGCCAGTTCCATCCTGCCTTGCGAGAGGTTGTTCTCGAGATAGCAATTGCGCAGATAGAAGGAGTGATTGGCGGCCGCCATGCGGGTGGAATCCGCATTCCAGTAGAGCAGGTCGAAGGGCAGGGGCACCTTGCCGCGCATGTAGTTGTTGACGACGTAGGGCCAGATCAGATCGCCGGCGCGCAGCATGTTGAAGGCCGTCGCCATCTTGGTGCCGTCGAGATAGCCCTTTTCGTCCATGGATTTTTCGAGCGCGGCGATCTGGTCCTCGTCGACGAAGACCTTCAGGTCGCCGGCATGGGTGAAATCCACCTGCGTGGTGAAGAAGGTGACCGACTTGATGCGGTCCTCCCGCTCCTTGGCGAAGAGCGCCAGCGCCGCCGCCAGCAGCGTGCCGCCGACGCAATAACCGATGGAATTGACTTCGCGTTCGCCGGTCGTCTTCTCCACGGTGTCGAGACCGAACTGTAGCCCCTCGCGGATATAGGCCTCCCAGCCCTTGCGGCCGTGACGCTCGTCAGGGTTCACCCATGAGATGACGAAGACCGTGTGGCCCTGCGACACCGCCCAGCGGATGAAGGATTTTTCCGGGTTAAGGTCGAGAATATAGAACTTGTTGATCCATGGCGGGCAGATGAGAAGGGGCCGCTTCAGCACCTTCTCTGTCGTCGGCGCATACTGGATGATCTCGGCCAGCGCGCTGCGCGCAACCACCTTGCCGGGTGTCGTGGCGATGTTCTCGCCGACTTCGAACCGCGAATAATCGGCCTGGCGCAGCTTCAGGTCGCCATGGCCGGCCTCGATATCCTCGGCGAGCATCTGCATGCCGCGCACGAGGTTCTCGCCGTTGCTGGCGACGGTTTCGCGGAACAGTTCGGGATTGGTGAGGATGAAGTTCGAGGGCGAGATGGCGTGCGAAAGCTGTTTTACGTAGAAGCCGGCCTTGTGCTTGGTGTGCGGGTCGAGTTCGGCGTTTTCGACGAGATCGTTCGCCCAGCGCGAGGTGACGAGATAGGTCTTTTTCAGAAAATCGAAGAATGCGTTCTTCCCCCATTCGGGGTCCTGGAACCGCTTGTCGCCACGCTCCGGCACGATGGCGTTCGCCGGCTCCTCGCCGCCGCTGCGCTGGATCGCGTCGTTCCAGACGTCCATGTAGCCGGCGAAGAGCCTCGTCTGCGCCTCAAGCGCGCGCGCGGGATCGGAAAGCCAGTATTCGGCGAGTTTGGAGAAGGTCTTGACCATGTCGGCCATCGGCTCGGCGACACTGTCGCGCACTTCGCCCTTTTCGCGGGGGGCCACCCATGCGGATGCGGCCTTGCCGGCCTGCTCGACCATCTTGGCAAAATTGATGGCGAACTTTTCCGGGTCCTTGATCAGATATTGGTCGACCGGGGACTTGTCGCCCGTGCCCTTTTTTGAGTCGGCATCGTTCGCCATGATCGCGCTGGTTCCTCCTCCGGACTTTTTTCTTGACACAATATCATGTCAACTTCGACAAGGTCCAACGCTCTGACCAGCAAGAAGAATCAGAAATATGACATATCACGCTGATACGGCAAGGATTTTGGCTGGCAGGGGAGGGGTTGCCGCGGTGCTGCTGTGCAGCATGGCGTTGCTGGGCGGATGCGCGTCGGACATCAACGAGGGTGTCGGCCCGGCCAGCACCGCGCCATCGCTCAGCGGCTCGCAGCCGCAGGACACGGGAACCTACCCGAACCTCAACATCAGGCCGCAGGCCGCCGCGTCGCAGATCACCCCAGAGCAACGTGCGGCTGCCGGAGCAAACCTTACCTCCGCGGCGCGGAGCGCGCAGGCCGGCGCGGGCGGCCGGACGATGTCCGCCGAGGAGCAGGCGCGGCTCAAGAAACTCGCCGACGACAAGGGCGCCAGCGTGCTCGCGGAAATCGAAGGGAAACAATGATCCCGCCGGCGGGCCGATCCTATCGACCGGCCGGGCGAATACGTGTATAGCCGCCGCGAATTTCCACCTACCCTCTGACTGGTCGCCACGATGGAAGAGTTTCACAAGGTCCGCCGCCTTCCGCCCTACGTCTTCGAGCAGGTGAACCGGCTCAAGGCCAGCGCGCGAGCCCGTGGCGCCGACATCATCGACTTGGGCATGGGCAATCCCGATCTGCCGACCCCCAAAGCCATCGTCGACAAGCTCTGCGAAGTGGTTCGCGACCCGCGCACGCATCGCTATTCCTCCTCGCGCGGCATTCCCGGCCTGCGCCGCGCCCAGGCCAATTATTATGCGCGCCGTTTCGGCGTGAAGCTCAATCCCGAGACGCAGGTCGTCGCGACGCTCGGCTCCAAGGAAGGCTTCGCCAATATGGCGCAGGCGATCACAGCGCCGGGCGACGTGGTGCTGTGCCCGAACCCGACCTATCCGATCCACGCCTTCGGCTTCATCATGTCGGGCGGGGTTGTCCGCTCCATTCCGGTGGAGCCGGACGAAAATTTTATCCCGGCGCTCGAGCGCGGCGTGCGGCATTCGATCCCGAAGCCGCTGGCGATGATCCTCAACTATCCGTCGAACCCCTCGGCGCTGGTCGCCAGCCTCGATTTCTACAAGGACGTCGTGGCCTTCGCCCGCAAGAACGAGATCGTCATCCTGTCCGATCTCGCCTATTCCGAAATCTATTTCGACGGCAATCCGCCGCCGTCAGTGCTGCAGGTGCCGGGCGCGATGGATGTGACGGTCGAGTTCACCTCCATGTCGAAGACCTTCTCCATGCCCGGCTGGCGCATGGGCTTCGCCGTCGGCAACGAGCGGCTTATCGCCGCCCTGTCGCGGGTGAAATCCTATCTCGACTACGGTGCCTTCACGCCGATCCAGGTCGCGGCGACGGCGGCGCTCAATGGGGACGGTTCGGACATCGCTGAGGTACGCGCCGTGTACCACAAGCGCCGCGACATCATGGTGGACGCGTTCGGTCGCGCCGGATGGGACATTCCGGCGCCTCCTGCGTCGATGTTCGCATGGGCCCCGATTCCGGAGCAGTTCCGCCATCTGGGC
The window above is part of the Rhizobiaceae bacterium genome. Proteins encoded here:
- the phaC gene encoding class I poly(R)-hydroxyalkanoic acid synthase; the protein is MANDADSKKGTGDKSPVDQYLIKDPEKFAINFAKMVEQAGKAASAWVAPREKGEVRDSVAEPMADMVKTFSKLAEYWLSDPARALEAQTRLFAGYMDVWNDAIQRSGGEEPANAIVPERGDKRFQDPEWGKNAFFDFLKKTYLVTSRWANDLVENAELDPHTKHKAGFYVKQLSHAISPSNFILTNPELFRETVASNGENLVRGMQMLAEDIEAGHGDLKLRQADYSRFEVGENIATTPGKVVARSALAEIIQYAPTTEKVLKRPLLICPPWINKFYILDLNPEKSFIRWAVSQGHTVFVISWVNPDERHGRKGWEAYIREGLQFGLDTVEKTTGEREVNSIGYCVGGTLLAAALALFAKEREDRIKSVTFFTTQVDFTHAGDLKVFVDEDQIAALEKSMDEKGYLDGTKMATAFNMLRAGDLIWPYVVNNYMRGKVPLPFDLLYWNADSTRMAAANHSFYLRNCYLENNLSQGRMELAGQAVSLGDIKIPVYNLAAREDHIAPARSVFLGCQYFGGEVEYVMAGSGHIAGVVNPATSQKYQYWTDGKPTGAFEDWVAKAAETPGSWWSHWQRWIEGKDNRKVPARKLPGASKTLGDAPGSYVKVRV
- a CDS encoding LL-diaminopimelate aminotransferase → MEEFHKVRRLPPYVFEQVNRLKASARARGADIIDLGMGNPDLPTPKAIVDKLCEVVRDPRTHRYSSSRGIPGLRRAQANYYARRFGVKLNPETQVVATLGSKEGFANMAQAITAPGDVVLCPNPTYPIHAFGFIMSGGVVRSIPVEPDENFIPALERGVRHSIPKPLAMILNYPSNPSALVASLDFYKDVVAFARKNEIVILSDLAYSEIYFDGNPPPSVLQVPGAMDVTVEFTSMSKTFSMPGWRMGFAVGNERLIAALSRVKSYLDYGAFTPIQVAATAALNGDGSDIAEVRAVYHKRRDIMVDAFGRAGWDIPAPPASMFAWAPIPEQFRHLGSLEFSKLLIEHADVAVAPGVGFGEYGDDYVRLALVENEHRIRQAARSIKKFLAMTEKQPNNVVPLAARRGA
- a CDS encoding YcbK family protein; protein product: MDLARSRSAKKFLYALGAAACLIAASCSTSPDGQASFALSNPGLTPEADSANDGAVTETATTVDGNLPDQVAYLPGSKPASSFPEAGVAAAAEASGAAATAETKPDTADLSQTVATAAAPEAEKQPRAKEQILTAGPDTRTEQVLTAADPAALAPAPKKRGFLSSLFSSNQAAAAPAPAATKVKQLATASNDDDGSTEKQRKPAAPLVKLASLEPSDQSELSGSVTGSWGSDALPGVRKSALFEIKRRSGLDDDSDVDLHEEDEFPAVRVASAAGMARLAPNGLLRQTDSVDVGCLKPGLVKMLRQIEGHFGRKVVVTSGYRSPSYNRRVNGAKRSQHMYCAAADIQVAGVTKWEIANYVRSLPGRGGVGTYCHTESVHVDIGPERDWNWRCRRRKA
- a CDS encoding NADH:flavin oxidoreductase, with the translated sequence MAPLTRQAAEADGTPNDEMVAYYARRARGGVGMIVTEGTFENDELGCVAYLNQPGIATRRHIEGWRKVVDAVHAHKTPIILQLMHGGRVSDPRCIHPGEQPVSASDTQSPGWVLYTDNDDEKNNRSIPGDWPKVTFPPARALTIAEIERVADGFAEGAARAVEAGFDGVEIHGANGYLLYQFIHPKTNRRTDDYGGSAENNVRLAKLACRRVREAIGPDKVITLRLSQDGVDDFAGAWPGGVAYAREIGRALADCDADALHWSSFAWNQNRDDTDPTPMPKALREASGKPVIVNGGIIDGATAEEPLETGAGDLVAVGRPLFAQPDWPHIIRSGEAYEWAPFTRKYVIRPPYDYAHGYPVSLPEVDWNPDFTNTRRSPGWMD